The following coding sequences lie in one Flavobacterium sp. 20NA77.7 genomic window:
- the aat gene encoding leucyl/phenylalanyl-tRNA--protein transferase codes for MYFLTKELYFPPITETSSEGVLAIGGDLSAERLILAYKNGIFPWFNEDEPILWWCPEERMVLFFEDLKISKSMRNVLNQNKFKVTFNTAFNEVITSCQKTARKGQNDTWITEEMVEAYCKLNKLGVAKSVEVWQNDELVGGLYGVDLGDVFCGESMFSKVANASKVAFIHLAKQLEKANYKLLDCQVYNDHLASLGCVEIDREDFIKILTL; via the coding sequence ATGTATTTTTTAACCAAAGAGCTTTATTTTCCTCCCATTACTGAAACTTCCAGTGAAGGTGTTCTTGCAATTGGTGGCGATCTATCTGCAGAACGGTTGATTTTAGCTTACAAAAATGGAATTTTTCCTTGGTTTAATGAAGACGAACCTATCTTATGGTGGTGTCCAGAAGAGCGTATGGTATTATTTTTTGAAGATTTAAAAATTTCAAAAAGCATGCGTAATGTTTTGAATCAAAACAAATTTAAAGTAACCTTTAATACCGCTTTCAACGAAGTAATTACGAGTTGTCAAAAAACAGCAAGAAAAGGACAAAACGACACTTGGATTACCGAAGAAATGGTAGAAGCCTATTGCAAGCTAAATAAATTAGGGGTAGCAAAAAGTGTAGAAGTTTGGCAAAATGATGAATTAGTGGGTGGCTTATATGGTGTAGATTTAGGAGATGTTTTTTGTGGAGAAAGTATGTTTTCAAAAGTTGCTAATGCGAGTAAAGTAGCCTTTATTCATTTAGCGAAGCAATTAGAAAAAGCAAATTATAAACTCCTCGATTGCCAAGTATATAATGATCATTTAGCTAGTTTAGGCTGTGTGGAAATTGACAGAGAAGATTTTATCAAAATACTTACATTATAA
- a CDS encoding DUF2490 domain-containing protein has translation MKKILLISIILNFNISFSQNLKFYGFLPILNQTGKINKKTNYNLFISTTLDSFNQNINGIEYPATDLQFYLQPSIIYIFSPKINYSLSYTYQRNNPFNENYFNEHRIWEQIAFLYNIANSRLSNRLRLEERFIENKINNSYPFSTRLRYQIGFNTPFKNKDFYLNTYNEFYFSLTGAKNATYSENWAYIGCGYKIGKTSQLEVGYLNQIAVRNKQKDLRFLNLLQIMWITNFNFKKNN, from the coding sequence ATGAAAAAAATTCTCCTCATTAGTATTATCCTAAATTTCAATATTAGCTTCAGTCAAAATTTAAAATTTTACGGCTTTTTACCAATACTTAATCAAACTGGGAAAATTAATAAAAAAACAAACTACAACCTTTTTATTTCTACTACCCTTGATTCATTTAATCAAAATATAAATGGAATTGAATATCCTGCAACTGATTTACAATTTTATTTGCAACCAAGCATTATTTATATTTTTTCTCCTAAGATAAACTATAGTTTAAGTTACACATATCAACGAAACAATCCTTTTAATGAGAATTATTTTAATGAACATCGTATTTGGGAACAAATAGCATTTTTATATAACATAGCAAATAGTCGTCTTTCAAACAGATTAAGATTAGAAGAAAGATTTATTGAAAATAAAATTAACAATAGTTATCCATTTTCAACTCGATTAAGGTATCAAATAGGTTTCAATACACCTTTTAAGAACAAGGATTTTTATTTGAATACATATAATGAATTTTATTTTAGTTTGACTGGAGCAAAGAACGCTACTTATAGTGAAAATTGGGCATATATAGGATGTGGATACAAAATAGGAAAAACAAGTCAACTAGAAGTTGGATATTTAAATCAAATTGCCGTTAGAAATAAACAAAAAGATTTACGCTTCTTAAATCTTTTACAAATAATGTGGATTACCAATTTTAATTTTAAAAAAAATAACTAA
- a CDS encoding VF530 family protein, translating to MDPLHGKTLQHIVEQLVAYFGFDTLSELIPINCFKSNPSIKSSLTFLRKTPWARKKVEDLYIKSLKYFED from the coding sequence ATGGATCCATTACACGGAAAAACATTACAACATATCGTAGAGCAACTAGTAGCCTATTTTGGTTTTGATACCTTGTCAGAATTAATTCCTATCAATTGTTTTAAGAGTAATCCGTCTATAAAATCAAGTTTAACTTTTTTACGAAAAACACCTTGGGCAAGAAAAAAAGTAGAAGATTTGTATATAAAGAGTTTAAAATATTTCGAAGATTAA
- a CDS encoding DNA-3-methyladenine glycosylase I — MSKLRCAWCEKDDLYRNYHDKEWGKPVYDDATIFEFLILETFQAGLSWYTVLAKRENFRKAFKNFDVQKVAQFTDAQIQTLCEDAGIIRNKLKIKAAVTNAQAFIKVQEEFGSFSTYIWAFVDGKPIDSKPATLKDVPATTEISDRLSKDLKKRGFKFVGSTVVYAHMQATGMVNDHVEDCWTRN; from the coding sequence ATGAGTAAATTGCGATGTGCTTGGTGCGAAAAAGATGATTTGTATAGAAATTATCATGATAAGGAATGGGGTAAACCCGTATATGATGATGCTACTATTTTTGAATTTTTAATTTTAGAAACGTTTCAGGCGGGTTTAAGTTGGTACACGGTTTTAGCAAAAAGAGAAAATTTTAGAAAAGCCTTTAAAAATTTTGATGTTCAAAAAGTAGCCCAGTTTACAGATGCACAAATTCAAACACTATGTGAAGACGCAGGAATAATTAGAAATAAATTGAAAATTAAAGCCGCAGTTACTAATGCGCAAGCATTTATAAAAGTACAGGAAGAATTTGGTAGTTTTTCGACTTATATTTGGGCTTTTGTCGATGGTAAACCAATAGATAGTAAGCCAGCTACTTTAAAAGATGTTCCTGCCACAACCGAAATTTCAGATAGGCTAAGTAAGGATTTGAAAAAAAGAGGATTCAAATTTGTAGGTTCTACGGTAGTTTATGCACACATGCAAGCCACTGGAATGGTTAATGATCATGTAGAAGATTGTTGGACTAGAAATTGA
- a CDS encoding queuosine precursor transporter encodes MLRTRKEIVYVILAGIFITNAVTAELIGGKLIQVGPFVLSMGILPWPIVFIVTDLINEYFGKQGVKRLSIITAGLISYCFIILYFAMKIPEAKGISPVSNDAFKQVFGQSNLIIIGSITAFLVAQFLDVTFFNFFKERTGNKMLWLRSTGSTVLSQLIDSFVVGGIAFYLPGIWTTSQYIEFSFTGYAFKLIIAVLLTPLIYLGHYLIEKYIHNNE; translated from the coding sequence ATGCTACGAACAAGAAAAGAAATAGTATATGTAATTCTAGCAGGTATTTTTATTACTAATGCGGTTACTGCAGAATTAATAGGAGGAAAACTTATTCAAGTTGGCCCCTTCGTTTTGAGCATGGGAATTTTACCTTGGCCTATTGTTTTTATTGTTACCGATTTAATTAATGAATATTTTGGTAAACAAGGCGTAAAAAGATTAAGTATCATAACTGCAGGGCTCATTTCATACTGTTTTATTATTCTTTATTTTGCTATGAAAATTCCCGAAGCGAAAGGAATAAGCCCTGTTTCTAATGATGCTTTTAAACAAGTTTTTGGTCAAAGTAATTTAATTATTATAGGTTCCATTACAGCTTTTTTAGTTGCTCAATTTTTAGATGTTACCTTTTTTAATTTTTTTAAAGAAAGAACAGGTAATAAAATGCTTTGGCTGCGCAGTACAGGTTCTACCGTATTGTCTCAATTAATTGATTCCTTTGTGGTAGGAGGAATTGCGTTTTATTTACCCGGAATTTGGACTACTTCACAATATATTGAGTTTTCATTTACAGGATATGCATTTAAATTAATTATTGCGGTTTTACTCACTCCATTAATTTATTTAGGTCATTATTTAATTGAAAAATACATTCATAACAATGAGTAA
- a CDS encoding TraB/GumN family protein, translating into MLSFVTVSLFAQEKKYQSLFWEISGNGLTKNSYMYGTMHVSEKVSYHLSDAFFEKLMGVDFIANESEPNTWSELYDLFSFYQGVYQYGSFYSRFYTQPLKKDNLYPLFRGSNYNLISLLSRTNEANQEYQEETYLDMFIYRTGKKYGKKTLGLENVKTTTFSIMKAESEMDMKEVDKNKQLLLKILKKRSYNDVLTDAYREKDLDLIDTLNTLGTPKVYNKAMLYDRNIGMVKSMDSIMKTGSLFSAVGAAHLPGKNGMIELLRKKGYTVKPIFSDYTEKGKKIKKQIEDYFVKPTFEVRSTSDGMVTLPLYPLVLENGENLESPDLANGGFINVKRMLLKDFINKKDKQFNHKTLDSLFFENIPGEILEKKAYQEKNYFVYDIKSITKTSKAQHYRYYITPLEIIAIIMGGEGDYVRKYEDEVYNNIKLKLYKQDTELFTPYKGGFQVEMPTYAISIGNKKDNKQLTDVEYYGYDEQEKATYFVVEKSLMDNSNLEDSEFELKRMHYEYYLQHDLDSTQTYFDKKQFEFISQSKQEDKEIHLKSKLKGNKYYLLGTINASKKKAEQFFTSFEIKPKVADVPYKVFKDTTAFFTVEVPKKENEYLDFKFERKNRYDYDDKKKNHFEPKSKTFEFFSPNKTEVELNYYASHKYESYKVIDSLYANLRENLATDFESENYNDIVTTNAAVDTTAVAIDDVSAGSFSSVGISDDKKKGDKFDPTDYASSEWEKKLGLVTDEKLVLTNEKITAQPEKDYYVYEVMATKPKSTQAIKYKVVMKKGETYVLKTLVDKDYKNDDTFIEKIYSSFKVNDSVPSRTLFENKLRFFEEDLFSEHDSIRNSAIKSFDNLTIEKEDFPKLKEILEKFDFKNDEVGLMEEIYEKIGAIKSPEIIPFLEQAYKKQDVTTQVQFAILRALTYQESKEGYLKIAELLDYDLPISESGYVISGLFNLFNWDLENAYVLYPDILEYYSIKEYHEPVVNFVTALLNSDKVHPKKIKSYKKMLVTNAKLELKRLSSWKNKQDAKDEDAYNYDAEAPIEELNNYLDILYSFKNDKEVAQLYTKAENLKIDQLNIALAERELVKNNKLERVKVQQLIDNPKTRYNAFQMLYHNKQFDILDKFSQDTIVKAAIDYYEDIEKNKDSIVLLEKKEVQYKDKKLVYFFYKNINIEEDSYAQNAENISGIAFVEEQGRLNLKMFKKLDSRRILEEKEIAENYKMLIDKSLNENHLRVNFSKKQENQAYDEEQYYEEDEY; encoded by the coding sequence ATGCTGTCTTTCGTGACAGTTTCTTTATTTGCACAAGAAAAAAAATACCAAAGTTTATTTTGGGAAATCTCAGGAAATGGATTAACTAAAAATTCCTATATGTATGGAACCATGCATGTAAGTGAAAAAGTATCCTATCATTTGTCAGACGCTTTTTTTGAAAAATTAATGGGCGTTGATTTTATTGCTAATGAAAGCGAACCAAATACATGGTCAGAGTTATATGACTTATTTAGTTTTTATCAAGGTGTGTATCAATATGGTTCATTTTATTCAAGATTTTATACACAACCACTAAAAAAAGATAATTTGTATCCATTATTTAGAGGTTCAAATTATAACTTAATTAGTTTGCTATCTAGAACAAACGAGGCAAATCAAGAATACCAAGAAGAAACGTATTTAGATATGTTTATTTACCGTACTGGTAAAAAATATGGTAAAAAAACACTAGGACTTGAAAATGTAAAGACTACTACTTTTTCTATCATGAAGGCTGAATCTGAAATGGATATGAAAGAAGTAGATAAAAATAAACAACTTTTGTTGAAAATTTTAAAAAAGCGTTCCTATAATGACGTTTTAACAGATGCATACAGAGAAAAAGATCTAGATTTAATCGATACATTAAATACCCTTGGTACCCCAAAAGTATATAACAAAGCCATGTTATATGACCGAAATATTGGAATGGTAAAAAGCATGGATTCTATTATGAAAACAGGTAGTTTGTTTAGTGCTGTAGGTGCAGCTCATTTACCTGGTAAAAATGGTATGATTGAATTGTTACGTAAAAAGGGATATACCGTAAAACCAATCTTTAGTGACTATACAGAAAAAGGGAAAAAAATTAAAAAACAAATTGAAGATTATTTTGTAAAACCAACGTTTGAAGTAAGATCAACATCAGATGGTATGGTGACTTTACCGTTGTATCCGTTAGTTCTTGAAAATGGAGAAAACTTAGAATCACCAGATTTGGCAAATGGCGGATTTATTAATGTAAAACGCATGTTGCTTAAAGATTTTATTAATAAAAAAGATAAACAATTTAATCATAAAACCTTAGATAGTTTGTTTTTTGAAAATATACCAGGAGAAATTTTAGAGAAAAAAGCATATCAGGAAAAAAATTATTTCGTTTATGATATAAAAAGTATTACTAAAACAAGTAAAGCACAACACTACAGATACTACATAACACCGCTTGAAATTATAGCCATAATTATGGGTGGAGAAGGAGATTATGTTAGAAAATATGAAGATGAGGTATACAACAATATTAAATTGAAGTTATATAAACAAGATACAGAACTTTTTACACCATATAAAGGAGGTTTCCAAGTAGAAATGCCTACGTATGCTATTTCCATAGGAAATAAAAAAGACAATAAACAACTTACAGATGTGGAGTATTATGGCTATGACGAACAAGAAAAAGCTACTTATTTTGTTGTTGAAAAATCATTAATGGATAATTCTAATCTAGAAGATTCTGAGTTTGAATTAAAAAGAATGCATTATGAATACTACTTACAACATGATTTAGATTCAACCCAAACCTATTTTGATAAAAAACAATTTGAGTTTATTTCTCAGTCTAAGCAAGAAGACAAAGAAATCCATTTAAAATCAAAATTAAAAGGAAATAAATATTATTTATTGGGAACAATAAATGCTTCAAAAAAGAAAGCTGAACAGTTTTTTACTTCTTTCGAAATTAAACCAAAAGTAGCTGATGTGCCTTACAAAGTCTTTAAAGATACAACAGCCTTTTTTACGGTTGAAGTGCCTAAGAAAGAGAATGAATACTTAGATTTTAAATTTGAACGTAAAAATAGATATGATTATGACGATAAAAAGAAAAATCATTTTGAGCCAAAATCAAAAACATTTGAATTCTTTTCGCCAAATAAAACGGAAGTTGAGTTGAATTACTATGCTTCACATAAATATGAAAGTTATAAAGTAATCGATTCATTATATGCTAACTTAAGAGAAAATTTAGCCACTGATTTTGAATCAGAAAATTATAATGATATTGTTACCACAAATGCTGCGGTTGATACCACTGCGGTTGCAATTGACGATGTTTCAGCAGGTAGTTTTAGTTCAGTAGGAATTTCGGACGATAAGAAAAAAGGAGATAAATTTGACCCAACAGATTATGCTTCTTCTGAGTGGGAAAAAAAATTAGGTTTAGTGACAGATGAGAAATTAGTATTAACAAATGAAAAAATAACTGCCCAACCTGAAAAAGATTATTATGTATACGAAGTAATGGCCACTAAACCTAAATCTACACAAGCTATTAAGTATAAAGTAGTCATGAAGAAAGGAGAAACCTATGTGCTTAAAACGTTGGTAGATAAAGATTATAAAAATGATGATACTTTTATTGAAAAAATATACAGTTCATTTAAAGTGAATGACAGCGTACCTTCAAGAACATTGTTTGAAAACAAATTGCGCTTCTTTGAGGAAGATTTGTTTAGTGAACATGATAGCATTAGAAATTCAGCCATAAAATCCTTTGATAATTTAACTATCGAAAAAGAAGATTTTCCGAAGTTGAAAGAGATCTTAGAAAAATTTGATTTTAAAAACGATGAGGTAGGATTGATGGAAGAAATTTATGAAAAAATAGGCGCAATTAAATCACCAGAAATTATTCCTTTTTTAGAACAAGCTTATAAAAAACAAGATGTTACAACTCAGGTTCAATTCGCTATTTTACGCGCTTTAACTTACCAAGAAAGCAAAGAAGGTTATTTAAAAATTGCCGAATTGTTAGATTATGATTTGCCAATTTCTGAAAGTGGCTATGTGATTTCGGGATTATTTAATCTGTTTAATTGGGATTTAGAAAATGCATATGTTCTTTATCCAGATATTTTAGAATATTACAGTATAAAAGAATATCACGAACCAGTAGTTAATTTTGTAACAGCCTTACTTAATTCTGACAAAGTGCATCCTAAAAAAATCAAGTCATATAAAAAGATGTTGGTTACAAATGCAAAATTGGAGTTAAAAAGACTTTCTAGTTGGAAAAACAAACAAGATGCTAAAGATGAAGACGCATATAATTATGATGCAGAAGCACCTATTGAGGAATTAAACAATTATTTAGATATACTTTATTCTTTTAAAAATGATAAAGAAGTAGCTCAATTATATACAAAAGCTGAAAATTTAAAGATAGATCAATTAAACATTGCACTAGCAGAAAGAGAATTAGTTAAAAATAACAAGTTAGAACGCGTGAAGGTTCAACAATTAATTGACAATCCTAAAACAAGATATAACGCCTTTCAAATGCTTTATCATAATAAGCAGTTTGATATTCTAGACAAATTTTCTCAAGATACAATTGTAAAAGCAGCAATTGATTACTATGAAGACATTGAAAAAAATAAAGATTCAATTGTACTATTAGAAAAGAAAGAAGTGCAATATAAGGACAAAAAACTCGTATATTTCTTCTACAAAAATATTAACATTGAAGAGGATTCTTATGCGCAAAATGCGGAAAATATTTCTGGAATTGCCTTTGTTGAAGAGCAAGGTAGGTTAAATTTAAAAATGTTTAAAAAACTAGATTCTCGACGTATTTTAGAAGAAAAAGAAATTGCCGAAAATTATAAAATGTTAATTGATAAATCCTTGAATGAAAATCATCTTCGTGTAAATTTTTCTAAAAAGCAAGAAAATCAAGCTTATGATGAAGAACAATACTATGAGGAAGACGAATATTAA
- the gldD gene encoding gliding motility lipoprotein GldD has protein sequence MNKPCFYLCLVVAFFSCKDAVTPKPKGQLRLEYAPAKYELFSSKCAFAFDKNTQVSIKEVSNCGLEIHYPKMKATIFMTYKPVNGNLDKLLMDAQKLTYEHAIKANDIAEQPFVNSKDKVYGMFYQVGGNAATNAQFYATDSTKNFITASLYFYAKPNFDSILPAADYIKNDMKQIMESLKWK, from the coding sequence ATGAATAAACCTTGTTTTTATTTGTGTTTGGTTGTTGCATTTTTTTCATGTAAAGATGCTGTTACACCAAAACCTAAGGGGCAATTACGATTAGAATATGCGCCTGCTAAATATGAACTATTTTCTTCCAAATGTGCATTTGCATTTGATAAAAATACACAAGTTTCTATTAAAGAAGTTTCTAATTGTGGTTTAGAAATTCATTACCCAAAAATGAAGGCAACTATTTTTATGACTTATAAGCCAGTAAATGGAAATTTAGATAAATTATTGATGGATGCTCAAAAACTAACCTATGAGCATGCTATAAAAGCAAATGATATAGCAGAACAACCTTTTGTTAATTCTAAAGATAAAGTGTATGGTATGTTTTATCAAGTAGGAGGTAATGCGGCTACAAATGCCCAGTTTTATGCTACAGACAGCACAAAAAATTTTATTACAGCAAGTTTGTATTTTTATGCAAAACCTAATTTTGACTCTATTCTTCCTGCAGCAGATTACATTAAAAATGACATGAAACAAATCATGGAAAGTTTAAAATGGAAATAA
- a CDS encoding single-stranded DNA-binding protein → MNGTLNKVILIGHLGDEVKMHYFDATNCIGRFPLATNEVYINKSTGEKITSTEWHNIVVRNKAAELCEKYLSKGDKIYIEGRIKSRQWQAEDGTTKYTTEIQVTEFTFLNTKKEADLTKPATTPPASKEVDFDSLGNESGKDLPF, encoded by the coding sequence ATGAACGGAACACTAAATAAGGTTATTTTAATTGGTCATCTTGGTGATGAAGTAAAAATGCATTATTTTGATGCAACAAACTGCATTGGAAGATTTCCATTAGCAACAAATGAGGTTTATATTAATAAATCTACTGGTGAAAAAATAACATCAACAGAATGGCACAATATTGTAGTAAGAAATAAGGCTGCAGAATTGTGTGAGAAATATTTATCTAAAGGAGATAAAATTTATATTGAAGGTAGAATAAAATCTCGTCAATGGCAAGCCGAAGATGGTACTACAAAATACACTACTGAAATTCAAGTAACCGAATTTACATTTTTGAATACTAAAAAAGAGGCTGATTTAACAAAACCAGCTACAACTCCTCCAGCATCTAAAGAAGTTGATTTTGATTCTTTAGGTAATGAGTCTGGAAAAGATTTGCCATTTTAA
- the mutY gene encoding A/G-specific adenine glycosylase, whose protein sequence is MDFSTTIINWYNQNKRDLPWRNTQDAYKIWLSEIILQQTRVNQGLPYYLAFEENFPTVNHLAQADEQKILRLWQGLGYYSRARNLHHTAKIVVSDYKASFPQTYNELLKLKGIGSYTAAAIASFSSNEPVAVVDGNVFRILARIFDVTLDIAQNSSKKYFQELAESLMDKSHPALFNQAMMEFGALQCVPKNPDCTNCVFNDRCVALKNKKVSELPVKSKKTQIKKRYFNYILAQDENDAILIEKRVHKDIWKNLYQLPLIETEAPINENEAIHLIGKKWKLTERDVVTYFSGYDVVHKLSHQELHVKFFKLQLTSKTDKTVSVQDLKTYPFPIVLHNFLEKVVS, encoded by the coding sequence ATGGATTTTTCAACCACAATAATTAATTGGTATAACCAAAATAAAAGGGATTTACCTTGGCGAAACACGCAGGATGCTTATAAAATTTGGCTTTCTGAAATTATTTTACAACAGACCAGAGTGAATCAAGGCTTACCTTATTATCTTGCTTTTGAAGAAAATTTTCCAACAGTTAATCATTTAGCACAAGCTGATGAACAAAAAATACTTAGACTTTGGCAGGGTTTAGGCTATTATTCCCGTGCTAGAAATTTACATCATACTGCAAAAATCGTGGTTTCAGATTATAAGGCCTCTTTTCCGCAAACTTATAATGAGCTACTAAAGTTAAAAGGAATTGGTAGTTATACAGCTGCCGCAATCGCTTCTTTTTCTTCAAATGAACCTGTGGCTGTAGTGGATGGGAATGTATTTAGAATCTTGGCTCGCATTTTTGATGTCACACTTGATATTGCACAAAATTCGAGTAAAAAATATTTTCAAGAATTAGCCGAAAGTTTGATGGATAAAAGTCACCCAGCACTTTTTAATCAAGCTATGATGGAATTTGGTGCGTTGCAATGTGTGCCAAAGAATCCTGATTGTACAAACTGTGTTTTTAATGATCGTTGTGTTGCGTTGAAAAATAAAAAAGTGTCTGAATTGCCTGTGAAATCTAAAAAAACACAAATTAAAAAACGCTATTTCAATTATATATTGGCACAAGATGAAAACGATGCAATTTTAATCGAAAAAAGGGTGCATAAAGATATATGGAAAAATTTATATCAATTGCCATTAATTGAAACAGAAGCCCCCATAAATGAAAATGAAGCCATTCATTTAATTGGTAAAAAATGGAAACTAACTGAGAGGGATGTGGTCACTTATTTTTCGGGTTATGACGTCGTACATAAATTATCTCACCAAGAACTTCATGTTAAATTTTTTAAGCTGCAACTAACAAGTAAAACCGATAAAACAGTCTCGGTACAAGACTTGAAAACCTATCCGTTTCCTATTGTACTTCATAATTTCTTAGAAAAGGTTGTAAGTTAG
- a CDS encoding HU family DNA-binding protein — translation MTKADIVAKISEKLGLEKGDVQATVESFMEEVKNSLESGDNVYLRGFGSFIIKTRAEKTGRNISKNTTIKIPAHNIPAFKPAKVFVESVKEKTEVTV, via the coding sequence ATGACGAAAGCAGACATCGTAGCGAAAATTTCTGAAAAATTAGGACTTGAAAAAGGAGACGTTCAAGCAACCGTAGAATCATTCATGGAAGAAGTTAAAAACTCATTAGAAAGTGGTGATAATGTTTACTTAAGAGGTTTTGGAAGTTTTATTATTAAAACTAGAGCTGAGAAAACAGGAAGAAACATTTCTAAAAATACTACAATTAAAATTCCTGCTCATAACATTCCTGCTTTTAAACCAGCAAAAGTGTTTGTAGAAAGCGTAAAAGAAAAAACAGAAGTTACAGTATAA
- a CDS encoding Rne/Rng family ribonuclease, which yields MNKELIIRSSSDAVDFALLKDGKLIELHQEKEKIEGNTQFQVGDIFIAKIRKPVAGLNAAFVNLGHEKDAFLHYHDLGPNLSSLMKFIKLVSTGKAKDYSLKNFPFEPEIDKDGIITDILSANQSVLVQIVKEPISTKGPRISSEISLAGRYVVLVPFSDRVSISQKINDREEKDRLKKLVQTIKPKGFGVIVRTVAEGKKVAEIEKDLENLLDRWSSMCKRLQTAHHPSKVLGELTKASSILRDVFNDTFTSVQVDDEDLFLQTKEYLQEIAPDKVSIVKHYQSKELPLFEKYHIERQIKTSFGKTVSMSKGAYLIIEHTEALHVIDVNSGNRSNKALSQEDTALEVNLIAAAEVARQLRLRDMGGIIVVDFIDMQNPDNRKVLYDFLKEEMSDDKAKHKILPPSKFGLIQITRQRVRPEVNISTREDDPNENGQVEAPILIIDRIEANLESIIKDHKKVVLNTHPFVAAYLTKGFPSIRSKWFFEHKKWVKIIPRDAYTYLEYHFFDKEGNEIE from the coding sequence ATGAACAAAGAATTAATTATCAGATCAAGTTCAGATGCTGTAGATTTTGCCTTATTAAAGGATGGAAAACTAATTGAACTTCACCAGGAAAAAGAAAAGATTGAAGGCAACACACAATTTCAAGTAGGCGATATTTTTATTGCTAAAATTAGAAAACCAGTTGCTGGACTGAATGCTGCTTTTGTAAATTTAGGGCACGAAAAAGATGCCTTTTTACATTATCATGACTTAGGACCAAATCTATCTTCACTGATGAAATTCATCAAACTTGTAAGCACAGGTAAAGCAAAAGATTATTCACTCAAAAATTTCCCTTTCGAACCAGAAATAGATAAAGATGGTATTATCACTGATATATTAAGTGCTAATCAATCTGTTTTAGTTCAAATTGTTAAAGAACCTATCTCAACTAAAGGACCAAGAATAAGTTCTGAGATTTCTTTAGCAGGTAGGTACGTTGTTTTAGTTCCTTTTTCCGATCGCGTTTCAATTTCGCAAAAAATTAACGATAGAGAAGAAAAAGACCGATTAAAAAAATTAGTGCAAACTATTAAACCAAAGGGATTTGGGGTTATTGTAAGAACAGTAGCCGAAGGCAAAAAAGTAGCTGAAATTGAAAAAGATCTAGAAAACTTATTAGACCGCTGGTCTAGTATGTGCAAAAGGTTACAAACAGCTCATCATCCTTCAAAAGTACTTGGCGAACTCACAAAAGCATCTTCCATATTACGAGATGTTTTTAACGATACGTTTACCAGTGTTCAAGTAGATGATGAAGACTTGTTTTTACAAACGAAGGAGTATTTGCAAGAGATAGCTCCGGATAAAGTGTCTATCGTAAAACACTATCAGTCAAAAGAACTGCCTCTTTTTGAGAAATATCATATCGAAAGGCAAATAAAAACCTCTTTTGGTAAAACAGTTTCTATGAGCAAAGGTGCTTATTTGATTATTGAACACACAGAAGCCTTACACGTTATTGATGTAAACTCTGGCAACCGATCAAACAAGGCATTAAGCCAAGAAGATACTGCTTTAGAAGTTAATTTAATTGCTGCTGCTGAAGTAGCAAGACAATTACGTCTAAGAGATATGGGAGGAATTATTGTTGTAGATTTCATTGATATGCAAAATCCAGACAACAGAAAAGTACTTTATGATTTCTTAAAAGAAGAAATGAGTGACGATAAGGCCAAGCATAAAATCTTGCCTCCTAGTAAATTTGGACTCATCCAAATCACTAGACAAAGAGTTAGACCAGAAGTTAATATTAGTACAAGAGAAGACGATCCAAATGAAAACGGACAAGTTGAAGCTCCTATTTTAATTATTGACCGCATTGAAGCTAACCTTGAAAGTATTATTAAAGACCATAAAAAGGTTGTCTTGAACACGCACCCTTTTGTGGCAGCTTACCTTACAAAAGGTTTTCCATCAATACGTTCAAAATGGTTTTTTGAACATAAAAAATGGGTGAAAATTATACCTCGTGATGCTTACACGTATTTAGAATATCATTTCTTTGATAAAGAAGGAAATGAAATTGAATAA